DNA sequence from the Streptomyces sp. MST-110588 genome:
GCCGATGCCCAGACCACCGGTCGGCGGCATCGCGTACTCCAGGGCCTGGAGGAAGTCCTCGTCCAGCTCCATCGCCTCCGGGTCGCCGCCCGCCGCCAGCAGCGACTGGGCGGTCAGCCGCCGCCGCTGCTCGACCGGGTCGGTCAGCTCCGAGTAGGCCGTACCCAGCTCCGTACCGAAGGCCACCAGGTCCCAGCGCTCGGCGACCCGCGGGTCCTTGCGGTGCTGACGGGTCAGCGGGGAGACATCGGTGGGGAAGTCCTTGTAGAAGGTGGGGAGCTTGGTCTTCTCCTCGACCAGCCGCTCGTACATCTCCAGGACGATGTCACCGCGGCCCATCTCCGGCTTCACGGGCACCTTGGCGGCGTGGCACAGACGGCGCAGCGCGTCCGGCTCGGTGTCCGCGTCGATCTCCTCGCCCAGCGCCTCGGAGATCGCGCCGTAGACGGTCTTGACCGGCCAGATGCCCGAGATGTCGTGCTCGACGAGCCGCCCGTTCTCGTCCGCCTTGCGGGCGGTGGCGCTGCCGAACGCGGCGATCGCCGCACCCTGGATCAGCTCCCGGGTCAGGTCCAGCATCACGTCGTAGTCGGCGAACGCCTGGTACGCCTCCAGCATCGTGAACTCGGGGTTGTGCTTGTAGGAGATGCCCTCGTTACGGAACGTGCGCCCCATTTCGAAGACCTTCTCCATGCCGCCCACGCACAGCCGCTTGAGGTACAGCTCGGGCGCGATGCGCAGGTACAGGTCCAGGTCGTAGGCGTTGATGTGGGTCTGGAACGGGCGGGCGTTGGCGCCGCCGTGGACCTGCTGGAGCATCGGCGTCTCGACCTCCAGGTAGCCGCGCTCGATCAGCCCCTGGCGCAGCGCCTGTACGGCCGTGCTGCGGGCCCGCAGGTTCTCCCGCGAGTCCGGCGAGACCACCAGGTCGACATAGCGCTGGCGGACCTTGGCCTCGGGGTCGGTCAGACCGCGCCGCTTGTCGGGCAGCGGGCGCAGGCACTTGGCCGTCAGCCGCCAGTTGGTCACGAAGACCGTCAGCTCGCCGCGGTCGCTGGCGCCGACCTCGCCCTCGGCCTCGATGTGGTCGCCCAGGTCGACGTCGGAGCCGAAGCGGTCCAGCAGCTCGGCGCCGCTGCCCTCGCGGGTCAGCGCGACCTGGAGGTCACCGGACCAGTCGCGGAGCACCGCGAAGAGGACGCCGCCGTGGTCACGGGTGAGCAGCACCCGTCCGGCGACGCTGACGACCTTGCCGGTGCGGGCACCGGCCGCCAGGTCGCCGTGCTCGTCGCGGACCTCGCCGAGCGTGTGCGTACGCTGTACGCCCACGGGGTAGGGGTCGGTGCCGCTCTCCCGCAGCCGCTCCAGCTTGCGGTGGCGTACGCGTACCTGCTCCGGCAGCGCCGCCAGCTCCCGCTCGCGCAGCTCCTCCTCGCTCGCCGCCGGGTGGTCCACCAGGCCCAGCTCGTCCAGGGAGGGCAGGTTGGCCGTGCTGGCCGGGGCCAGCACCCGCTTCTTGTGGCCCTTGCCCCACAGCTTGCCCAGGCTCGGCACCGCCACGAAACCCTCGGCGATACCGGAGGCCAGACCGATCCGGGCCAGCGCACCGGCGTCCGCGTAGCAAAGGAACCGCGGATACCACTCGGGCAGGTACTTGGAGTTGGAGCGGTAGAGGGCTTCGAGCTGCCACCACTTGGAGAAGAACAGCAGCAGCTTGCGCCAGACCTTGAGCACCGGACCGGCGCCGATCCGGGCACCTTCCTCGAACGCGGACCGGAAGACCGCGAAGTTCAGGGAGATACGGCGTACCCCGAGCTGCCCGGCGTGCGCGCAGAGCTGGGCGACCATGTACTCCATGACGCCGTTGGGCGCGCTGCGGTCGCGGCGCATCACGTCCAGCGAGATGCCGTCCTTGCCCCAGGGCACGAACGACAGCAGAGCGATCATGTTGCCCTTGCCGTCGAACGCCTCGGCCAGCAGGCAGTCGCCGTCCTGGGGGTCGCCGAGCCGGTCCAGCGCCATCGAGAAGCCGCGCTCGGTCTCGGTGTCGCGCCAGGCGTCGGCCCGCTGGATGACCTCCTGCATCTCGGCGTCGGTCAGCTCCGCGTGCCGGCGTACCCGGAAGGTGGCCCCGCTGCGCTCGACCCGGTTGACGGCCTGGCGGGTGACCCGCATCTCGCGGCCGTCCAGGTCGAAGTCCTTGACGTGCAGGATCGCCTCGTCACCGAGCTGCAGGGCGCCCAGGCCGCTGCGGGCGAACGCCTTGGCGCCGTCCTCGCTGGCGCCCATGACGGCGGGCTGCCAGCCGTAGCGTCCGGCGACCTCCAGCCACGCCTCGATGGCCGGGGTCCACGCCTCCCGGTCACCGACCGGGTCACCGCTGGCCAGGCAGACGCCGGCCTCCACGCGGTAGGTGACGGCGGCCTTGCCGCTGGGGGAGAAGACCACGGCCTTGTCGCGGCGGGTGGCGAAGTAGCCCAGCGAGTCCTGGCTGCCGTAGCGGGCGAGCAGCGCCCGGATACGGGCCTCCTCGTCACCGTGCAGCGCGGCCTCCATCCGCTGCGAGCGGAAGAGGGTGGCCGCCGCGTTCAGCAGCGCCAGCGCGCCCAGCAGACCCAGCACGGTCATGATCCAGTGCGGCGGGTGTCCGTCGAAGTTCCGGCCGCTGAGCAGCCCGCCGCAGACCCGGTTGGCGGCCCACAGCAGCCGGTTGCCGCCGCCGGCCTCCAGATCACCGGGGAAGAGGGAGACCAGCCCCCAGCCCACGAGGATCGCCACGGCCGCTCCGCCGGCCAGCACCAGCGCGGCCCGCAGGAAGGCGCCGCGCCGGGTGATCGCGTAGAACTCGCGGTGCGAGACGACCAGCAGCACCAGCGCCGCCACGGCCAGGACCAGGGAGATGGAGAACTCCCAGTAGCCCCAGCCGAACAGCATCGCGTCCGTGATCGCCACCAGCACCATGTAGACGACGACGAACCACAAGGCGACCCGCTTGCGGGCGGTCATCGCCGCCGCGAGCAGGAAGAGGAAGGCGGCGTACGCGAAGTTGGGCGGCACCGGAATCGTGAAGGTGCCCAGCCAGTAGGTCACCGGGTGCAAGGCGCGCCGCAGTGGCCCGAACAGCGCCGTAAGGGCGCAAAACAGCCCAAGAAGGCTGAAGAAGATGGCGAAACCATTGGGAACGCGGCGGCGGAACCGCTCCCACGCCGTTATTTGATCCTGGTCCTGCACGGTGCTCATTCCGTCACATTAGGCTCTGTAGGGGGTTACCTGCTCGATGAAAGGGCGCTCTTCTGCTGCCACTGGGACCAGTCGACCATCCAGTCCCCGAGCCCGTTGTTCGCCTCGGCCTTCCCTCGTATGGAGGAACCGGACACCTCGAAGGGATCGCCGACGCGGACCTTGGCGTAGAGCCAGTCGGCGTCCGCGTCGGTCAGGCCGACACACCCGGAGCTGTTGTTGATCTTTCCTACCTTGTCTGAGTTCCAGGGCGCGGCGTGTGCGTACGTCCCGGAGTCGGTGAGCTTCATCGAGTCGCGGACCATCTTGTCGTAAAAATTGCTCAGGCCCACCGTCTCGGACTTCATGTTGATCGTGCCCTCCTTCGCCAGCAGCGGGAAAGTGCCCGTCCAGGTGGAGTGCTCGGAGTCCGGCTTCCCCGCCGAGACCGGCAGCCGCTTGATCTCCTTGCCGTCCTGGAGGAAGCTGAGCTGCTTGCTGTCCAGGTCGACCTTGATCACCTGGTGGGAGCCGATGGAGAAGTTCAGGTCGTAGTCCTTGGCGAAGTAACGGCCGCCCCCGGAGTCCACACCGTCCAGCTCGGCACGCAGGGAGACCTTCGTGCCCGCCTTCCAGTACTCCTTAGGCCGCCAGTCCACCCGGTCCTTGCCGGACCGGTCCTTCACCCAGCCCCAGGACCCGGTCGTGTTGTTGTCGGTGGTCACCTTGAGCTGCTTCTCCACCGCGGCCTTGTCCGTCACGGGGAAGTCGAAGGTGATCGCCACGGGCTGGGCCACGCCGACGACGGCGCCCTGCGAGCTCGGGTTGAGCGCCAGCTTGTTGAGCTTGTCCGCCTTGGCGGTGGTCACGGACTCCTTGATCTCGCCCGCCTTGCCGTCCCGGTCCTTGGTCCTGCCCACCACCGAGTACTTGGTGTCCGGCCGGGTCTTCTGGCTGGAGGACCACGAGCGGCCGTCGTGATCAAGATCACCCGGCAGCCGGCGGCCCTTGGAGTCGGTGACGGTCACCTCGGTGAACGTGCCGCCGAAAGCACTGACCTTGAGCCGGTCGCCCGCCTTGACGCCCTTGGTGCCGCGTACGGCGCTCAGCTCCACCTTCACCGGATTCCCCGGGGCCGCCTTCTCGGTCGCGTCGTCGTCACCGCAGGCTGTCAGCGCCCCGATGCCGATCAGGGGCATCAGCGCGAGAGCGGCACGTACGGAGCGGGAGCGCCGGGAGCGGCGGGAGGGGGCGGCTGGCTCATGGGTGTGCTTTCCGTCGGTGGTGACCGGCGTCGCCGGTACCTGAAGGTGGTCGGCCGCTAAGACGGAAATCACCCCGGACCCGTTGCGTTGCGTGACGTGATCCACGCCACCTCGCGCCGCCGGCCGGGCGCCCGGCCGCTCGCCGCGTTTCCCGGGTGCGCCGCTTGCCGTACGGGCGCGCCGCCGGCCGTACTGTTCGCGTACCGCTTCCCGTACGGAGGCCGGGCCGGACGGCGGGAGGCGGACCCGGCCCGCGCCGCCGACGCCCACCCCTGGCGGCCCTCCGCCCGGCGTGCGGCGGTGCGCCCTCCTCGCCCGGGCCCTGGTACGCGAAGGGAGCGGGGGCCCCGCGTCTA
Encoded proteins:
- the lysX gene encoding bifunctional lysylphosphatidylglycerol synthetase/lysine--tRNA ligase LysX; amino-acid sequence: MSTVQDQDQITAWERFRRRVPNGFAIFFSLLGLFCALTALFGPLRRALHPVTYWLGTFTIPVPPNFAYAAFLFLLAAAMTARKRVALWFVVVYMVLVAITDAMLFGWGYWEFSISLVLAVAALVLLVVSHREFYAITRRGAFLRAALVLAGGAAVAILVGWGLVSLFPGDLEAGGGNRLLWAANRVCGGLLSGRNFDGHPPHWIMTVLGLLGALALLNAAATLFRSQRMEAALHGDEEARIRALLARYGSQDSLGYFATRRDKAVVFSPSGKAAVTYRVEAGVCLASGDPVGDREAWTPAIEAWLEVAGRYGWQPAVMGASEDGAKAFARSGLGALQLGDEAILHVKDFDLDGREMRVTRQAVNRVERSGATFRVRRHAELTDAEMQEVIQRADAWRDTETERGFSMALDRLGDPQDGDCLLAEAFDGKGNMIALLSFVPWGKDGISLDVMRRDRSAPNGVMEYMVAQLCAHAGQLGVRRISLNFAVFRSAFEEGARIGAGPVLKVWRKLLLFFSKWWQLEALYRSNSKYLPEWYPRFLCYADAGALARIGLASGIAEGFVAVPSLGKLWGKGHKKRVLAPASTANLPSLDELGLVDHPAASEEELRERELAALPEQVRVRHRKLERLRESGTDPYPVGVQRTHTLGEVRDEHGDLAAGARTGKVVSVAGRVLLTRDHGGVLFAVLRDWSGDLQVALTREGSGAELLDRFGSDVDLGDHIEAEGEVGASDRGELTVFVTNWRLTAKCLRPLPDKRRGLTDPEAKVRQRYVDLVVSPDSRENLRARSTAVQALRQGLIERGYLEVETPMLQQVHGGANARPFQTHINAYDLDLYLRIAPELYLKRLCVGGMEKVFEMGRTFRNEGISYKHNPEFTMLEAYQAFADYDVMLDLTRELIQGAAIAAFGSATARKADENGRLVEHDISGIWPVKTVYGAISEALGEEIDADTEPDALRRLCHAAKVPVKPEMGRGDIVLEMYERLVEEKTKLPTFYKDFPTDVSPLTRQHRKDPRVAERWDLVAFGTELGTAYSELTDPVEQRRRLTAQSLLAAGGDPEAMELDEDFLQALEYAMPPTGGLGIGVDRLVMFLTGLSIRETLPFPLVRRR
- a CDS encoding Ig-like domain-containing protein, which produces MISVLAADHLQVPATPVTTDGKHTHEPAAPSRRSRRSRSVRAALALMPLIGIGALTACGDDDATEKAAPGNPVKVELSAVRGTKGVKAGDRLKVSAFGGTFTEVTVTDSKGRRLPGDLDHDGRSWSSSQKTRPDTKYSVVGRTKDRDGKAGEIKESVTTAKADKLNKLALNPSSQGAVVGVAQPVAITFDFPVTDKAAVEKQLKVTTDNNTTGSWGWVKDRSGKDRVDWRPKEYWKAGTKVSLRAELDGVDSGGGRYFAKDYDLNFSIGSHQVIKVDLDSKQLSFLQDGKEIKRLPVSAGKPDSEHSTWTGTFPLLAKEGTINMKSETVGLSNFYDKMVRDSMKLTDSGTYAHAAPWNSDKVGKINNSSGCVGLTDADADWLYAKVRVGDPFEVSGSSIRGKAEANNGLGDWMVDWSQWQQKSALSSSR